The Deltaproteobacteria bacterium DNA segment TTTGGAAACCTGTTTGTCTTTCTGGTCTTTATACTTCATGAATTCATCGGCAATATTCATCGCGGCAAGAATCGCAACATTCAATGACGCAACCGACTTGGAACCCTTCACAATCTCCGTAATTTTTTGATCTACAAAATCAGCAACCGCGTTTATGTACTCTTCACTGGACTCACTGCGGACCATGAATTTCTGGCCCATGACTTTGATTTCGATCTGTTTTTTCATCAAGAGTCTCTCGTCAACCTTCAAGTATTACTATAAGGAAACTTTGACCAAACCGTCAAGACAAACTTACGGCTTTTTTGGCATCTCCGGAGAATCATAGTCATCACGGTACCAATCCGACATTTTCACTTTGCGTCAATCTCATTTTTAGTTGAAATTGTTTGAACGGCTTCCATGTTGATTAGGCCACCTTTCTTATTTTTTGTAATTCTTTTTCTGCAATCCTGTTTTTCAATGTTTCTTTTAAACGGGGAAGATGTCGATATCCCTTG contains these protein-coding regions:
- a CDS encoding cell division protein ZapA, yielding MKKQIEIKVMGQKFMVRSESSEEYINAVADFVDQKITEIVKGSKSVASLNVAILAAMNIADEFMKYKDQKDKQVSKVEEKIKTVIELIDLQG